The Helianthus annuus cultivar XRQ/B chromosome 16, HanXRQr2.0-SUNRISE, whole genome shotgun sequence genome includes a window with the following:
- the LOC110920980 gene encoding probable carboxylesterase 2, with amino-acid sequence MSSVFGSGEISTSDEYLHEIIGFIRVHKDGRCERLIGNNKLPAGIDSSTGVESKDVVISPETNLSARIYIPKTATPNQKLPVLIYFHGGGFVVESTTSPNYHPTLNHLTAKSNVIAVSVDYRLAPEYPLPVGYNDCWKAVQWVASHGSGHGPDSWLNKFADFSKVFFAGDSAGANIAHNLAIRFGLDPIGGINLEGIILLHPHFGGSDPIGSELGKNKKLKAFTDQFWKVATSGSGLDDPRFNPEKDPNLSGLGCSKILVVVAEKDCLRDRGLHYKELMEKSGWAGKVEMLESKDEDHVFFWFDHVSENACTFFNTISTFINHGN; translated from the coding sequence ATGTCTTCTGTGTTCGGGTCGGGAGAGATATCAACATCCGATGAATATCTTCACGAAATCATTGGTTTCATAAGAGTGCACAAAGATGGCCGCTGCGAAAGATTAATTGGAAACAACAAGTTGCCTGCTGGAATCGATTCTTCAACCGGAGTCGAGTCAAAAGACGTCGTCATCTCACCCGAAACCAACCTGTCCGCAAGAATTTACATTCCCAAAACCGCCACCCCAAACCAGAAACTCCCGGTTCTGATTTACTTCCACGGAGGTGGTTTTGTAGTCGAATCCACCACGAGTCCTAACTACCACCCTACACTCAACCATCTGACGGCGAAGTCAAACGTGATTGCCGTTTCCGTTGACTACAGGCTGGCACCGGAGTATCCTCTTCCAGTCGGGTACAACGACTGTTGGAAAGCGGTCCAGTGGGTCGCTTCCCATGGGTCAGGACATGGTCCTGACTCGTGGTTGAATAAATTTGCTGATTTTAGCAAGGTGTTTTTTGCGGGAGATAGTGCTGGGGCGAATATCGCCCATAACTTGGCAATCCGGTTCGGGTTAGACCCGATTGGTGGAATAAACCTAGAGGGTATTATTCTACTCCACCCGCATTTCGGAGGAAGTGACCCGATTGGATCGGAACTTGGGAAAAATAAGAAGTTGAAAGCGTTTACGGATCAATTCTGGAAAGTGGCGACGTCAGGGAGTGGGCTGGATGACCCGAGGTTTAACCCGGAAAAGGACCCGAATCTTTCGGGTTTGGGGTGTTCCAAGATCCTTGTTGTTGTTGCGGAGAAAGATTGTTTGAGGGACAGGGGTTTGCATTACAAAGAGTTGATGGAGAAAAGTGGATGGGCTGGAAAAGTGGAGATGTTGGAATCAAAAGATGAGGACCATGTTTTCTTTTGGTTCGATCATGTTTCTGAAAATGCTTGTACCTTTTTCAATACAATCTCTACCTTCATCAACCACGGTAATTGA
- the LOC110920979 gene encoding probable carboxylesterase 2: MSSVFGLGEITTSDEYLHEIAGFIRVHKDGRCERFLGNEKLPAGIDSSTGVLSNDVIISSETNLSARIYIPKTATSDRKLPVLIYFHGGGFVVESPTSPNYHPTLNHLTAESNVIAVSVDYRLAPEYPLPVGYNDCWEAAQWVASHGSGHGPDPWLNKFADFSKVFFAGDSAGANIAHNLAIRFGSDRIAGINLEGIILIHPYFGGSDPIGSELGKNKQLKAFTDQFWKVANPSGSGLDDPMFNPEKDPNLSGLGCSKILVAVAEKDCLRDRGLHYIELMEKSGWAGKVEMLESKDKDHVFFWFDHVSENACTFFDTISTFINHNS, from the coding sequence ATGTCTTCTGTGTTCGGGTTGGGAGAGATAACAACGTCCGATGAATATCTTCATGAAATCGCTGGTTTTATAAGAGTACACAAAGATGGCCGCTGTGAAAGATTCCTGGGAAATGAGAAGTTACCAGCCGGAATCGATTCGTCAACCGGAGTTCTATCCAACGACGTCATCATCTCATCCGAAACAAACCTGTCTGCAAGAATTTACATTCCCAAAACCGCCACCTCAGATCGGAAACTTCCTGTTCTGATCTACTTTCACGGCGGTGGTTTCGTAGTCGAGTCCCCCACGAGTCCTAACTACCACCCTACACTCAACCATCTTACAGCGGAGTCAAACGTGATCGCGGTTTCCGTTGACTACCGGCTGGCGCCAGAGTATCCGCTTCCAGTCGGGTACAATGACTGTTGGGAAGCGGCCCAGTGGGTTGCTTCCCATGGGTCAGGACATGGTCCTGACCCATGGTTAAATAAATTTGCGGATTTTAGTAAGGTGTTTTTCGCGGGGGATAGCGCTGGGGCGAATATCGCCCACAACTTGGCAATCCGGTTCGGGTCAGACCGGATTGCTGGAATAAACCTAGAGGGTATTATTCTTATCCACCCGTATTTCGGAGGAAGTGACCCGATTGGATCGGAACTTGGGAAAAATAAGCAGTTGAAAGCGTTTACGGATCAGTTCTGGAAAGTGGCGAATCCGTCAGGGAGTGGGCTGGATGACCCAATGTTTAACCCGGAAAAGGACCCGAATCTTTCGGGTTTGGGGTGCTCCAAGATCCTTGTAGCTGTTGCGGAGAAAGATTGTTTGAGAGACAGGGGTTTGCATTACATAGAATTGATGGAGAAAAGTGGATGGGCTGGAAAAGTGGAGATGTTGgagtcgaaagataaggatcatGTCTTCTTTTGGTTCGATCATGTTTCCGAAAATGCTTGTACCTTTTTCGATACAATCTCTACCTTTATCAACCACAATAGTTGA